The nucleotide sequence TGATTCATGTCCTATTTTTAATTCAATCCCAAAAGTTAATTCAAGACCCCATGCTGACCAAAATTTGTTAATATGGTCATTAGTTAATTCCTCTGCTTTGGCCTCTTGGAAAATGTTGATAGTTTCAGTAGGGCTATCTATTGCCCTTTGAAATAGCTCAGACCAATTTTTATTAGCCATTGATTTTAGGGCAATTGAACGGTGTTTATCCAGTAACTCAGGGTGGGCCAATGTGTTTAATGAAGGCAATTTAATTTGAATACCTTCTTTGAAAAATCTCACTTTTTCTGGGCTGAATAATCCACCGTCTGTTATCACCTGGGGGCATCTTAAGGCTTTAGACATCATCCAGGCATTTACCCTTACTTTGGCCGTAATATTATTCCCTACAATGGAGTTAGCAGTTGCAAAATAAACTGATGCTAAAGTTCCATACCCAGTATTAATAAATAACTTCCGGGCCTCCTGGTCAGAGTGAAGTTTATCATAAGACACTTTAGCTTCTAAATCACCTGCATCAACTAAAGGTTTCAGTCCTTTGGCCTGCTTTTTGATTGCTTTACGTTCGTCTGTTAGTTTACCAAAAACCTTGGACAAAGGCAAAGCAAACCAAGCATAAGTCCGTGTATCTACAACATTACCCTTGACTGCTTTAACGGAACCCTGGTCTTTAAGAATTGCATCAGTCCAAGCTTCAAAATCGTCATACCGGTCAGCTTCCAAATGGTACGCCATAGAGACAACTTCTAAGCTTAGGAAAGCTTTATATTCAGTATTAGAAGCAACTGCTTTGATAACTTTAAGGATGTCTTCTGTGATAATTCCGTTAACAATTTCCCTTCTGAGGTGAACAATAGAGCCTGGTATTTTTGATAAGTCATTGTCATCATTGTCGTTATCATCATTACCTCCAATCATTGCCTTATTAATTTCTTTAGCCGTGACTACTTTTGACATAATCAAGTCTTGGCTAAACGGCAACTTTCCAGAAACAACAATTACCCAACAGCCAGGCGTTGCTTTACCCTCTATTTGTTTTAGCACTTCTTTAAGAGTTGTGCGTTGTTGATTAGCCGTAAAAGATTCAATCCGAGGTCGTCCTATTGGGTAAATTAGGTTGTTCATGGCAGTCGCATAAGCTGACGTCAAATCAGCATCAAGCACATTGGTTAACCGATACTCGTTAGGTATTTCATTCAATGCACGACCGCCATGAACAGGAGCTAGATAAGCAGTTGTTGTTTTTGTATCTTTTCCTAGTACCTGGGGAGAGGCCAAAGAATAGGCTAAAGTATCATATTCAGCATTTAAAAACCCTTTTAAAATTTTGCTAATTTCAGGGCTATCTTTACAGTTATTCAAGATATATTTTAAGCTTTCAAGGGAGTTTGCCATTCCTAAGAAAGTCTCCCGGTTGGCTTGTGCTTTCTTCAATTGTGAGGTATCTTGGGATAGGTTTAACTCCCCTAGTTTTCTGAATACAACAGCCGCTACATCAGGATTGCCAATCGAATGCTCAAGGTATTTTCTGAAGCTATTTGCTACCAAAGACCCTGTAGTCATTGGAATATTTTGCAAAGTAAAGCAAGTGCTTTCTGGCAACTCTAGGGCTTGTGATTGAAGGCTTTGGATATTTGCACTAAACTTCTGATAAATAGAAAGTAAGCAATCGGTATCTCCTATGGAATACTCAATAAATGACTCTGGCTCATTGATTAAACCGGCAACCATATTAGTCTTATAAGCATCCATTTTGCCTTTGTCAGCTAATTCAATAGCTACAGAACTAGCCAGTGCTTTTAAGCTCCCAGTTGTCCAACCTTTTAAATCTTTGACCTTGATGGTATGTCCTTTCAGCTTGTAGATTGCTTTGATATTTCTCTTTTGACTTATCTCCCCAATTAGGTACTCATCACCTTTTTGGTCATCTAAAAATTGCTCTGGCAAAACTAAACGGTTAAAATTATTAGACCCATGCAGTAAGAATAAATCCTTGGGGCTATAAAACATTAACAGGTTTAACTTTTTCGGCAGAATTTCAGTTTCTAGGATGTACTTTAAACAATCAAAATCACCCGAAGTAAGGTCGGCCAAAACTAAATTAATACCCAAGCTTTCACAGGTGGACTCAATAGCTTGTAGAGGCAATTCATGAGTCAACTTGAGAGTTGAATTTAGGAATAAATATCGATTCCCATTTTCTAAAGAAACTTGCACACTGATAGGCTCGTTTGTAAAGGATTGCCATTCGGCATCGGTTGCTAAGAAAAATACTTTGGCCTCTTGGTTGGATTGCGAGTTATTCATGATTGTCCAGTCTATAAAATTGATTAGCAACCTATAGGGACAGACTGGTAGTTAGGGATATATTTTGATTTTATAGTTCTTCTGTATTGCGATACTTATAGTGTTCAAATGACCAGTGCAGCCATCAGTGCGCTCTAGGGACTTTTAAATAGTACATAGTTACTCATGCCCGTGAGCTTTTGGGTTAAATTTTGGATAATTGGGAAATTTCCCCAACCCGTCCCGTGCCAGTCATTTTGGTTAAAAAACACTAGACGGGACGATTCTGAAAGCTTACACCGTATAGCTTCCGCCACTTTGTCTTTTAATAAGGGGAAAAGCGGCCCCTTATTTTATGGTTACTTTCTAAGGATTATTTTACCCATATTACCAATGCAACCCCTCAAGTTTACCGGGGACAAGAGATATTCCCTGACACCAAATTGCCCAGAAAGTTAACCCACAGGCTGATATTTTGCTATTTATATACTACAATCAATGCAATAGTCACTCTATCTCTACAAACAGTGACCAATCGAAGCTTATGGAAACTCAAGATTTGATTCAATACTTGTCCAACCTCACGGACACCGCGTTGTTAATAAAAAGTCATGCGATCGCTGCTTTAACTTTCTATAACTGGGTCAAACAAAATCTCACTCAAAAGTCAATCCGTGAATTTACCAAACAGCATCGGCTAGACCTCCGCAAACTCCAAGACAGACAAAAATTAGCGCTCAGAATTGCCTCTTATGTTCAGGCTAACCCCATCACTAAAGAACAAACTCCGGCATCAGAAAATCAGCCCCAAGAAAATAACACAGCATCCCCAACAGATGAACCAGCAAGCCCATCTGAGCTTATCCAAACTGCGCTCACAATCGGTCAATCTCAGAACGAAGAAATAGCCGCCATAGTTTCCTCTAAAGCTAAATCTATGCTTGAGTCCTTAATAAAGCACCACTTCAGGGCATCTTTAGAATCGCAATTAACCCAAGTTTTTCATGATACCTTAACAGCGCATGTCTCCAAGTCTAAATTAATAGCTGCTAAATTACTTAACGAGTCCAAAGCTTTACTGTTAGCCGCCACATAACTTTAAAATAATCCCAATCAAGCCAAATTTGCGCTGTAGTGGCTCATTAGCTACCATATAGTCATTTATAAGTCTTTATATCCGACAAGCCTTAAATCTCGTTTTTGGCTCAAGGGTTTGACTTGATTACTTTACTACAAAGACAACGCGCCTTTTCGGGTTACCCATCAAATTCAGCATTTACCACGATTACCAGTCTCAGCCAAACCTATAAAATATCTTCAGACAGAATTTATATAAATCTTTATCACCTAATAAATTTATGCCTCATTCCAATAAACCAAGGCGCATCCCAGAAGGTTTTAAATGGTGCAGCCGGTGTCAATCAGTTTTATCTATAGCAGATTTTGGTTCTAATAAATCTAATGCCGACGCTTTAAATGATTATTGCCGGCCTTGTGCAAATGAAGCCAGTCGCTTAAGTAAACAAAAGAAAAACACTACTGAGCCTTCTCTTACGGACGAGCCTTTATTAAAACGATGCTGTACTTGTCGAGAAACGAAGCCGACCTCGGAGTTCTATAAAAGTAGTAGATCAGCAGATGGCCTTCGTCCTGAATGCCGCACCTGTGGTATGGAAGCCACACGACGGTCTCTTCAAAAACGACAAGCCGCCGAGTAGCCCCCCTGCCTTGTGAGTCTTTTTAAATAACGTGGCAATCCAGATGGATGCTATAGCACGTCCTCCAATAACCATTGTGAGGTCTAAACTCGTGTAAGCCTGGGACAGCGCTATAGTATTTTTGCTCACTTTGGTAACTTTGTATTATTTTGATTACCCGATTGCCCAGGCAGGCCCCAACAGCATCTAAAGGGCAATCTAAAATTATATCGCACAAGCTTTAGTGTCTAACTTTAGACAATTTATACAAACTTCTCAGATTAATAGGAAATTCAAATATATCTCAGGGTAGCTTGACAAATGTCTCACTTCAGTTCTCAAGCTATAATCGCGCACAGCATCCCATAGTAATCATAGCAAGCTCTAGAGCAAATCTGAGACTATTACAACTTGTAACAATCTCTGGGCCAAAGCGGCTAGGATGACGCAAAGTATTGTTTAAATGATCTAAGACGTGTAGGAGTCATTCAAATCATGGCTATATCTGATACTCAAGTTCTAGTTGCTCTTGTTATTGCACTGCTTCCTGGTATACTCGCTTTCCGTTTAGCTACGGAACTGTATAAGTAAATCCTTGTCCTTTAGAAGGATATGACCTTTCATCTCTTGACCAGGCAGTTATCTAACCATAGATTGACCGGCTCTGGACAAGAGATGCTCTATAGTTAGCAATAAGTATTAAAAAAAAATTAAAGGAGGAACCCTTGAAGAGGGTTTTTGTCTTATATATTGAGTTTTAGTGGTAAAACTGATTAAACTTTTCCAAGAAGCCTATGAACGCCTCATCTACAACTCGTCTGAAAAAGCGGCGTAACAAACATCGTCAGAAAAGCGCCTATAAAATGGTGGCTGCGGAAATTTCTGTTAAGTTGGTGGTCAATGTGTTATTGTCAGTTACGGCAATGGCCGCTTTAACCAAACTTTTACCCTATCAGCAAGTACAACTCGCCAAATTACATTTAATTGGTGTGGAACGCGAAGAAGTGGAAAAACGAGTGGAGCATTTACGGGAAGATTTTAGCCGTAATTTTGATCCCAATCAAACGCGAAAAATTATGCAAGAACAAAGCCCTCGAGTCGATCCTAACCAGCGTCGTATCTTTTGGGTAAGTCAATAGTCATGGGGGAGTTGACTTCTCTATTCGTTAGAAACGAATAGATTCTAAGCCGATGCTACGCAACGTGACAGGGCGTATAAAGTGGCGAGGCAACCTCGCCACACAGCCCCTTATAAATCGACGTTGCGTAGCGTTTTTTCTTCTTAGAGTCCCAGATTAAATACCTGGGTGGCGCAGTCAAAAGTAACGCCCTACAAGCCTTGGTCAAGTCTAAACCTAACTGTACTTCTACTTTTTTCATGATATTGGCAGCACCCATCAAATCACTATTTATGAGTTTGCCTGCTTTGGTTTTATAGAGTCCTCTAAATATTCTCTTACCACTTGGTTTCCACCCTTTGGGTTTATTATCTTCACCGAATGAAGGTAGAAAATCATTATCGAGAAACGAACTCTTAGAGGTATAGCTCTCCTCAGTTTCAATAAATCTTAAATCATATAGTTCACATAATTGTTTAATCCTTTCTTTGACTTTAGCTGTAGGAATTTGGACAAAAGTTTGTGTTAATTTCCCTAGTTTAGCTTCTTGCCGTTGTCCTTGATTCCACCCAAAAACTACTGTTCCTATCTTATTATTAAGGCAATAGTTAATGACTATTTTAGCTGCCTTATTAACAGCATCACGCATTTGTCTATTACGTTTTTCGGTTATATGAGCTAGTTGCCGCTCCCAGTATCCTTGGGGTTTACCTTCTTTGAGTTTGCTAATTCTTTTGTTGTACCATTGATTTAGACTTTTTAC is from Gloeothece verrucosa PCC 7822 and encodes:
- the psaM gene encoding photosystem I reaction center subunit XII; this encodes MAISDTQVLVALVIALLPGILAFRLATELYK
- a CDS encoding RNA-guided endonuclease InsQ/TnpB family protein; translation: MYGCQQNLITANSELKAVLEFICSESHKLTNCGIYYARQLYFKTRKIIGKFDLQKEYKTNKHFQVLYSQAAQQILRSVAESFKSFQELNKKYKKGELKDKPMLPKYRKKGGLALVTYPKQALKLVDNQISIPLGKTVKRWFGIDSFSLLMPSNLKFEDIKELRILPRNQCFYVEFVYEHKPVVKHEVDWDKALSIDPGIGNWLSCITNTGLAFIVDGRKVKSLNQWYNKRISKLKEGKPQGYWERQLAHITEKRNRQMRDAVNKAAKIVINYCLNNKIGTVVFGWNQGQRQEAKLGKLTQTFVQIPTAKVKERIKQLCELYDLRFIETEESYTSKSSFLDNDFLPSFGEDNKPKGWKPSGKRIFRGLYKTKAGKLINSDLMGAANIMKKVEVQLGLDLTKACRALLLTAPPRYLIWDSKKKKRYATSIYKGLCGEVASPLYTPCHVA